From Longimicrobiales bacterium, one genomic window encodes:
- a CDS encoding M24 family metallopeptidase: MNRYMKNIAAVIVLLVTAPAASLSAQERPFATLREQTDVRQEWLSLRLERVLPRLMREQGVAMWIVPVREYNEDPVFHSLVSPTTFAARRRTIYVFHDRGIRDGVDQGVERLAIGGTSQGGLYTVVRDPDAAIGTAGTTRRAAEPFGPEQWKLLTPLVAERDPQTIAVNVSHTHAFSDGLTLGEWEQMERALGETFAARVVRRELLPLHYIEERLPEMLPAYVRMQDLVHDIIATAFSNRVITPGETTTQDVVWWLRQRVNDLGLGSWFQPSVTVQRRGVEMGDSADPVILRGDVLHTDFGIVAYGLKTDTQHMGYVQREGEDAPPAGLSAALGRSNRLQDILLEEMEPGRTGNEVLQRTLTRMRAEGIDGTVYTHPIGDHGHGAGPTIGLWDRQDGVPGRGDVALRPNTWFSIELQATTPVAEWDGQPVRMAQEEDAIIDADGARRWVLRRQTEFHIVR; encoded by the coding sequence ATGAACAGGTACATGAAGAACATCGCTGCGGTAATCGTCCTGCTCGTAACTGCACCCGCCGCCAGCCTGAGCGCACAGGAACGTCCGTTCGCGACACTGCGCGAGCAGACCGACGTCCGGCAGGAGTGGCTCTCACTTCGACTGGAGCGGGTGCTGCCGCGGCTCATGCGGGAGCAAGGCGTCGCGATGTGGATCGTGCCCGTGCGCGAGTACAACGAAGACCCGGTGTTCCACTCGCTGGTATCACCCACCACGTTCGCCGCGCGCCGCCGCACCATCTACGTTTTCCACGACCGCGGCATCAGGGATGGTGTCGATCAGGGCGTGGAGCGGCTGGCGATCGGCGGGACCTCACAGGGCGGCCTCTACACCGTGGTGCGCGATCCTGACGCGGCCATTGGTACCGCCGGCACGACGCGCCGCGCGGCCGAGCCGTTCGGACCGGAGCAGTGGAAGCTGCTCACGCCGCTGGTAGCTGAACGGGACCCGCAGACGATCGCGGTCAACGTCTCGCACACGCACGCGTTCTCCGATGGACTTACGCTGGGAGAATGGGAGCAGATGGAGCGTGCGCTCGGGGAGACGTTCGCCGCGCGCGTCGTGCGCCGCGAGCTGCTCCCGCTTCATTACATCGAGGAGCGGCTGCCGGAGATGCTGCCCGCGTACGTGCGCATGCAGGATCTGGTGCACGACATCATTGCGACGGCGTTCTCGAACCGCGTCATCACACCCGGCGAGACGACGACACAGGATGTGGTGTGGTGGCTGCGGCAGCGCGTCAACGATCTGGGCCTCGGCTCCTGGTTCCAGCCGTCCGTCACCGTGCAGCGGCGCGGCGTCGAGATGGGGGATTCGGCCGATCCGGTGATCCTCCGGGGCGACGTGCTGCACACGGACTTCGGTATCGTCGCATACGGGCTGAAGACGGATACGCAGCACATGGGATACGTGCAGCGCGAAGGCGAGGACGCCCCGCCGGCAGGTTTGTCGGCGGCTCTGGGCCGGTCGAACCGGTTGCAGGACATCCTGCTCGAGGAGATGGAGCCGGGCAGAACGGGCAACGAGGTTCTGCAGCGCACGTTGACGCGCATGCGTGCGGAAGGCATCGACGGCACCGTGTACACGCACCCCATCGGCGATCACGGACATGGCGCCGGCCCGACGATTGGTCTCTGGGACCGTCAGGACGGTGTGCCCGGACGGGGTGACGTCGCGCTGCGGCCGAACACGTGGTTCTCGATCGAGCTGCAGGCCACCACCCCGGTTGCGGAGTGGGACGGTCAGCCCGTGCGCATGGCGCAGGAGGAGGACGCGATCATCGATGCCGACGGCGCGCGCCGATGGGTGCTCCGGCGGCAGACGGAGTTTCACATCGTCCGCTGA
- a CDS encoding class II aldolase/adducin family protein gives MSAAGGTGGPGGTFGRAARGDAALRDQIVAGCRRMVADGLTRGTSGNISARTAGGMLITPSNVEYATMDAADVVAVSLDGEPRDSAGRRASTEWRMHARIHETRADVKVVVHTHSPYATALACMRRPIPAFHYMVAAAGGRDVPCAPYATFGTVELAATAAAALIDRNACLLANHGVLAVGPSVSAALGLALEIETLAQQYCIALQAGEPVLLSDAQMAEALEAFSDYRS, from the coding sequence GTGAGCGCTGCGGGCGGCACCGGCGGCCCGGGCGGCACCTTTGGTCGGGCGGCGCGCGGCGATGCGGCACTGCGCGACCAGATTGTCGCGGGCTGCAGGCGCATGGTCGCGGACGGCCTCACCCGCGGTACGTCCGGCAACATCAGCGCGCGTACGGCGGGTGGCATGCTGATCACGCCATCGAACGTCGAATACGCGACAATGGACGCGGCCGACGTCGTCGCCGTGTCACTCGATGGCGAGCCGCGGGATTCGGCAGGACGTCGTGCATCCACCGAGTGGCGCATGCATGCCCGGATCCATGAGACACGTGCGGACGTCAAGGTCGTCGTCCACACGCACTCGCCGTATGCCACGGCGCTGGCATGCATGCGCCGTCCGATTCCGGCGTTTCACTACATGGTGGCTGCGGCCGGCGGCCGCGACGTGCCATGCGCGCCATATGCCACGTTCGGCACGGTTGAGCTCGCGGCCACGGCGGCCGCGGCACTGATCGATCGCAACGCGTGCCTGCTGGCGAACCACGGGGTGCTGGCGGTCGGCCCCAGTGTCTCGGCTGCGCTCGGCCTGGCGCTCGAGATCGAGACGCTGGCGCAGCAGTACTGCATCGCGCTTCAGGCGGGCGAACCGGTGCTGCTGTCCGACGCACAGATGGCCGAGGCTCTGGAAGCGTTCAGCGACTACAGATCATGA
- the mtnA gene encoding S-methyl-5-thioribose-1-phosphate isomerase, producing the protein MKVDGRDRRSIWTEGDDIFIVDQLALPFRFTVRQLHTLDDAVAAIACMRVRGAPLIGAAAAFGLALAARSDDRSASLEDAARRLLATRPTAVNLHWAVTRVAERLRATPESERAAAAFALARDIADEDVAINRRIGEHGVNVIRHIAARNPDRPLQILTHCNAGWLATVDWGTATAPIYMAARAHIPVHVWVSETRPRLQGALTAWELAQEGIPHTVIADNTGGHLMQRGAVDMVITGTDRVTRRGDVANKIGTYLKALAARDNDVPFYVAAPSPSIDWSLDDGASVPIEERDASEVTHVRGVDDNGRETRVRILGERTPVMNAGFDVTPGRLVTALITEHGVVPATEAGLDQVMTGVNT; encoded by the coding sequence GTGAAAGTAGATGGCCGGGATCGACGCAGCATATGGACGGAGGGCGACGATATCTTCATTGTCGACCAGCTCGCACTGCCGTTCCGCTTCACGGTCCGGCAGCTGCACACGCTGGACGACGCCGTCGCTGCGATTGCATGCATGAGAGTCCGGGGCGCACCGCTGATCGGCGCGGCTGCCGCTTTCGGCCTCGCGCTCGCCGCACGCAGCGATGACCGCTCCGCCTCCCTCGAGGATGCGGCGCGCCGCCTGCTCGCGACACGGCCGACGGCGGTCAACCTGCACTGGGCCGTCACGCGGGTCGCGGAGCGCTTGCGCGCCACACCCGAAAGCGAACGCGCCGCGGCGGCATTCGCGCTGGCGCGTGACATTGCGGATGAGGACGTCGCGATCAACCGGCGGATCGGGGAGCATGGCGTGAACGTGATACGGCACATTGCTGCCCGCAACCCGGACCGCCCGCTTCAGATCCTGACCCACTGCAATGCCGGCTGGCTTGCCACGGTGGACTGGGGCACCGCGACGGCCCCGATATACATGGCTGCGCGCGCACACATCCCCGTGCACGTCTGGGTGAGCGAGACGCGGCCGCGGCTCCAGGGTGCTCTCACGGCATGGGAGCTGGCGCAGGAGGGGATCCCACACACGGTCATCGCGGACAATACCGGCGGCCACCTCATGCAGCGCGGTGCCGTCGACATGGTCATCACGGGCACCGACCGCGTGACGCGGCGCGGCGATGTCGCGAACAAGATCGGCACGTACCTGAAGGCGCTGGCCGCGCGCGACAACGATGTGCCGTTCTACGTCGCGGCACCTTCCCCGTCCATCGACTGGTCCCTCGACGACGGTGCGTCAGTTCCCATCGAAGAGAGGGACGCCAGCGAGGTCACCCACGTGCGCGGCGTAGACGACAACGGTCGCGAGACACGCGTGCGGATCCTCGGCGAACGGACGCCGGTAATGAACGCCGGCTTCGATGTCACGCCGGGCCGGCTCGTGACCGCACTGATTACGGAGCACGGAGTGGTGCCGGCCACGGAAGCCGGCCTCGATCAGGTCATGACAGGAGTGAACACGTGA
- a CDS encoding MTAP family purine nucleoside phosphorylase: MMIPTLGVIAGSAFLEGVDLPDAKRETIATAAGDVVLYHAADFVFIRRHGEKEYRPPHRIPHHAHVLALEELGVRTVAGLASTGALRDTIHPGDVVIPDDYISWSPPPTFASDEYMHIVPALDPGVRALLRSAADAAGGAATRIIDSGVYVQTHGPRFETPAEVRMLARDADVVGMTAASEATLCQERGLAYGVLCIVDNYANGMGAEPLTLEAFRAQLARNAEMARSLVAQLLRLWREATR; encoded by the coding sequence ATGATGATACCGACGCTCGGCGTCATTGCCGGCAGCGCGTTCCTCGAGGGCGTGGACCTGCCGGACGCGAAACGCGAGACTATCGCCACTGCCGCCGGCGATGTCGTTCTCTACCATGCCGCCGACTTCGTCTTCATCCGCCGGCACGGCGAGAAGGAATACCGCCCGCCGCACCGCATACCCCACCATGCACACGTGCTGGCGCTGGAAGAGCTCGGCGTGCGCACCGTCGCAGGTCTTGCGTCCACCGGAGCGCTGCGCGACACGATTCATCCGGGCGACGTCGTGATCCCGGACGACTACATCTCCTGGTCGCCGCCGCCCACATTTGCCAGCGACGAGTACATGCACATCGTACCCGCCCTCGATCCGGGGGTGCGCGCGCTGCTGCGTTCCGCAGCCGACGCGGCCGGTGGTGCGGCGACCCGCATCATCGACTCGGGCGTGTACGTCCAGACGCACGGCCCGCGTTTCGAGACACCCGCGGAGGTCAGGATGCTGGCGCGCGATGCCGACGTGGTCGGCATGACTGCAGCATCGGAAGCGACGCTGTGCCAGGAACGGGGATTAGCTTACGGCGTGCTCTGCATCGTGGACAACTATGCGAACGGCATGGGCGCCGAGCCGCTGACGCTGGAGGCCTTCCGCGCACAGCTTGCCCGTAACGCGGAGATGGCCCGGAGCCTGGTCGCCCAGCTGCTCCGCCTGTGGCGGGAGGCCACCCGATGA
- a CDS encoding amidohydrolase — MSAPALEIRGAALGGYTVDLAIAEGRITAVTPAVSRDPSGRGEPPHGVSDRAAASDASRGERAAAGGSRGPAGSAARVIDARGLHVFPSFRNAHTHVAMTLFRGYGDDMPLMEWLQTRIWPAEARLTEEDVFHGARLGMLEMIRGGTTFFNEMYWHRPGIVRAVEEMGVRALVGQTLIDLGDAELFQRQKDELVRLAREERVTGRVALAAAPHSIYTVPADVLRWIGGVAAEHDLVVHIHLSETAAEVERCVAEHGCRPAQLLERAGLVNARLVAVHGQFLDDAELDLLGAAGATLVTNPAANLKLATAGIMRYSRARQAGVRVCLGTDGAASNNTLSMIESMKLAALLQKNLDADATTLPAADALAMATSTPAAVFGHGSGTIAAGQPADLILVDFAGAATQPLHDPVSALVYAATAANVHTTVCDGRVLMHDRRIEVCDEEEVLEHARRAAFSVTSG, encoded by the coding sequence ATGAGTGCGCCCGCTCTCGAGATACGGGGCGCCGCACTCGGCGGGTACACGGTCGATCTGGCTATCGCCGAAGGCCGCATCACGGCTGTCACGCCCGCAGTTTCCCGCGATCCGTCCGGCCGCGGCGAGCCGCCGCATGGTGTGTCCGACCGCGCGGCGGCGTCGGATGCGTCCCGCGGCGAGCGGGCCGCGGCGGGCGGCAGTCGTGGACCAGCGGGCTCCGCGGCACGCGTCATCGACGCGCGCGGGCTCCATGTTTTTCCTTCCTTCCGGAACGCACACACCCACGTGGCCATGACGCTGTTCCGCGGCTACGGCGACGACATGCCGCTCATGGAATGGCTCCAGACGCGGATCTGGCCGGCCGAGGCGCGGCTCACCGAGGAGGACGTCTTCCATGGCGCGCGCCTGGGCATGCTCGAGATGATCCGCGGCGGCACGACGTTCTTCAACGAGATGTACTGGCACCGCCCCGGCATCGTGCGCGCGGTGGAGGAGATGGGTGTCCGGGCGCTGGTCGGACAGACGCTGATCGATCTCGGTGATGCAGAGCTGTTCCAGCGGCAGAAGGACGAGCTCGTGCGGCTCGCGCGAGAGGAGCGGGTCACCGGCCGTGTGGCACTCGCCGCCGCACCGCATTCGATCTATACCGTGCCGGCGGACGTGCTGCGCTGGATCGGCGGGGTGGCCGCCGAGCATGATCTGGTGGTGCACATCCACCTCTCGGAGACGGCCGCGGAGGTCGAGCGCTGCGTGGCGGAGCATGGCTGCCGTCCCGCGCAGCTGCTGGAACGGGCCGGGCTCGTGAACGCGCGCCTGGTGGCCGTGCACGGCCAGTTCCTGGATGACGCCGAGCTCGATCTGCTCGGCGCGGCGGGCGCGACACTCGTGACGAATCCGGCCGCCAACCTGAAGCTCGCTACGGCCGGGATCATGAGGTACAGCCGGGCCCGCCAGGCCGGGGTGCGGGTCTGTCTCGGTACCGACGGCGCCGCGTCGAACAACACGCTCAGCATGATCGAATCCATGAAGCTCGCGGCGCTGCTCCAGAAGAACCTGGATGCCGATGCCACTACGCTCCCGGCCGCCGACGCGCTCGCCATGGCGACCAGCACGCCCGCTGCGGTGTTCGGCCATGGCAGCGGCACCATCGCGGCGGGGCAGCCGGCCGACCTTATCCTCGTCGACTTCGCGGGCGCGGCTACCCAGCCGCTGCACGACCCCGTCTCCGCCCTCGTCTACGCGGCCACCGCGGCCAACGTCCACACGACCGTGTGCGACGGGCGCGTGCTCATGCACGACCGCCGGATCGAGGTCTGCGATGAGGAAGAGGTGCTGGAGCACGCGCGGCGTGCCGCTTTCAGCGTAACGAGCGGCTGA
- a CDS encoding DNA starvation/stationary phase protection protein — MKGNQKVIDGLNGLLADATVFYQKLRHYHWNVVGSDFFTLHVKFEELYTAWALTIDQMAERILMLEGVPLHTLASMLESTELQEDESIPGAAEMVDALLGDLSVIRSRLMALIGTAESAEDRSTVNLLDAVADALDKDVWMLGAWKKEGSKAWT; from the coding sequence ATGAAGGGCAATCAGAAGGTGATCGACGGGCTGAACGGGCTGCTGGCGGATGCCACGGTGTTCTACCAGAAGCTGAGGCACTACCACTGGAACGTGGTCGGCAGCGATTTCTTCACGCTGCACGTGAAGTTCGAGGAGCTCTACACGGCGTGGGCGCTCACGATCGATCAGATGGCGGAGCGCATCCTGATGCTGGAGGGCGTGCCGCTGCACACCCTGGCCTCGATGCTGGAGAGTACGGAGCTCCAGGAGGACGAGTCGATTCCGGGCGCCGCGGAGATGGTGGATGCGCTTCTGGGCGACCTGTCCGTGATCAGGTCCCGGCTGATGGCGCTGATTGGCACGGCGGAGTCGGCGGAGGACAGGAGCACCGTCAATCTGCTGGATGCCGTGGCCGACGCGCTCGACAAGGACGTCTGGATGCTCGGCGCCTGGAAGAAGGAGGGCTCGAAGGCGTGGACCTGA
- a CDS encoding DEAD/DEAH box helicase: protein MNTTGPEPPTPTQGPQGLHYFTDVTRRWFEAAFARPTDVQRLGWERIAEGEHTLLIAPTGSGKTLAAFLYAIDQLTRLPADAEPGVRVVYVSPLKALAYDIDRNLRVPLAGIRRASGLDEGDTALRLPRVDVRTGDTPQQDRRRQAKDPAEILVTTPESLFLILGSQARETLRTVRWVIIDEVHAVAATKRGSHLSLSLERLSALADQDPQRIGLSATARPASEVARYLGGDRPVSIVDTHRPPALDLQVVVTVDDMTRPVIETEDGGFEVLSPDLPGSGPLMLADHDEATRQYGIWPAIHPRIIELIRAHRSTIVFVNSRGLCERLAQRLNETAGEDLVRAHHGSVAQQQRREIEEALKGGTLRAIVATSSLELGIDMGAVDLVILVESPGAVSRGLQRIGRAGHGVGETSIGRIFPKHRGDLLEATIVSRRMRDGAIEALRVPRNPLDVLAQHIVAMTAIQDWHVPDLARVVRRSASFHALPDDAFRGVLDMLAGLYPSHDFADLRPRLTWDREHDLLQGRRSARMLAAVNAGTIPDRGLYGVFLGDDGPRIGELDEEMVHEVTTGQTFTLGASTWRIQRINRNRVIVEPAPGESGRLPFWKGEGPGRPLELGRALGEMTRTLASMPRAEADALLRSEYGLDERAAGNLLDYLEEQREIAGGLPTDRDITVERFRDELGDWRVCILTPFGARVHAPWALALRAIVSDRVGYDVQAVWSDDGIVLTIADGDEPPDASLLVPDPDELEDRLLLELPRSPIFAAEFRENAARALLLPRRRPGQRTPLFAQRLRAQKLMEIALQYPSFPMVVETFRSCMQDVFDVPALRDVLRAVEAGEVRINEVETAFASPFARSLVFAYVAAYLYEGDSPAAERRAQALSVDVKLLRELLGEADLRELLDAEVIEQVEAALQRRADGRRARHADDLHDMLRQLGDLTEPEIDERTDADAAPMLGELQSSRRAARVRVAGRDAWIAVEDAALYRDALGTAPPSGIASVFLEAVEQPVETLLMRWARTHGPFSTDEAAARYGIVAAQAEVLLQRLAADGRLLHGEFRPGGSGSEWCEPDVLRQIKRRTIAMLRGQVAPVPREVLGRFLPAWHRTAAFDPHERLEDAISQLEGMPLSYRDLVRMILPARIRSFRPEHLDELGAMGWLVWTGHSPLRGDDGRIVLYRRERVDRLLIPNDEEEASARIEGFDERHRMILDRLARRGASFHAELVAALPAHDESAVLEAVWDLVWAGLITNDTFAALRSLGVRVRKSARPPRARPLGIPGERAESSQRRRLPRGWWRGPQPRGGRSAVIGGRWSLVRDLVHTDVSSTERAHSWAATLLDRHGIVARETAQVEALGGGFGSVYNVLRSMEEAGRLRRGYFVEGLGGAQFAWPGIVDRLRRERDAAPDSTAIALAATDPANPYGWLLPWPPFTESDATRGARRAAGAIVVLTDGIPVLYLDRDGRRLRTFADASDDSIARALPALRDVARGRPSRTISIERIGSDAAIRSPLAPLLQEAGFQHDYRYMRLRAQ, encoded by the coding sequence ATGAATACCACTGGTCCCGAACCCCCGACACCGACACAGGGCCCGCAGGGATTGCACTACTTCACCGACGTCACGCGCCGCTGGTTCGAGGCCGCGTTCGCCCGTCCCACGGACGTGCAGCGGCTCGGCTGGGAGCGCATTGCCGAGGGCGAACACACCCTCCTGATCGCACCGACGGGCAGCGGCAAGACGCTGGCGGCATTCCTCTACGCCATTGACCAGCTCACGCGTCTCCCGGCCGATGCGGAGCCGGGCGTGCGCGTCGTCTACGTGTCCCCTCTCAAGGCGCTGGCATACGACATCGACCGCAACCTGCGCGTGCCGCTGGCGGGGATCCGCCGCGCGTCCGGACTCGACGAAGGCGACACGGCGCTGCGCCTGCCGCGCGTCGATGTGCGTACCGGTGATACGCCGCAACAGGACCGCCGGCGGCAGGCGAAGGATCCCGCTGAGATCCTCGTCACGACGCCCGAATCGCTGTTCCTGATCCTGGGCTCTCAGGCGCGGGAGACACTGCGCACGGTGCGCTGGGTGATCATCGACGAGGTGCACGCGGTCGCGGCGACGAAACGCGGCTCGCACCTGTCGCTCTCCCTCGAACGGCTGTCCGCGCTGGCCGACCAGGACCCGCAGCGCATCGGCCTGTCCGCGACCGCGCGACCGGCAAGCGAGGTGGCCCGCTACCTCGGCGGCGACCGCCCCGTCAGCATCGTCGACACGCATCGCCCACCGGCCCTGGACCTCCAGGTGGTGGTAACGGTCGATGACATGACCCGCCCGGTGATCGAGACGGAGGATGGCGGATTCGAGGTTTTGTCGCCCGACCTGCCGGGATCCGGTCCGCTCATGCTCGCGGATCACGATGAAGCGACGCGCCAGTACGGCATCTGGCCGGCCATCCATCCGCGCATCATCGAGCTGATCCGCGCACATCGCTCGACGATCGTGTTCGTGAACAGCCGCGGCCTGTGCGAGCGTCTGGCGCAGCGTCTGAACGAGACCGCAGGCGAGGACCTGGTACGCGCGCATCACGGCAGCGTCGCTCAGCAGCAGCGCCGGGAGATCGAGGAGGCGCTCAAGGGCGGCACGCTGCGCGCCATTGTCGCGACCAGCTCGCTGGAGCTGGGCATCGACATGGGCGCGGTGGATCTGGTCATCCTGGTCGAGTCGCCCGGCGCGGTATCGCGCGGGCTCCAGCGGATCGGCCGCGCGGGACACGGCGTGGGCGAGACCAGCATCGGACGCATCTTCCCGAAACATCGCGGTGACCTGCTCGAGGCGACGATCGTGTCACGCCGCATGCGCGATGGCGCAATCGAGGCGCTGCGCGTGCCGCGCAATCCGCTCGACGTGCTCGCGCAGCACATCGTCGCGATGACCGCCATCCAGGACTGGCACGTCCCGGACCTCGCGCGCGTCGTGCGCCGCTCCGCCAGCTTCCACGCCCTGCCCGACGATGCGTTCCGCGGCGTGCTCGACATGCTGGCCGGGCTCTATCCGTCGCACGACTTCGCCGATCTGCGACCGCGCCTGACGTGGGACCGCGAGCATGACCTGCTCCAGGGGCGGCGCAGCGCGCGCATGCTCGCGGCCGTGAACGCGGGCACCATTCCCGATCGCGGCCTGTACGGCGTGTTCCTCGGCGATGACGGACCGCGCATCGGCGAGCTCGATGAAGAGATGGTGCACGAGGTCACGACCGGGCAGACGTTCACGCTCGGCGCGTCCACGTGGCGCATCCAGCGCATCAACCGCAACCGCGTCATCGTGGAGCCCGCGCCCGGCGAGTCGGGACGGCTGCCGTTCTGGAAAGGCGAGGGGCCCGGCCGCCCGCTGGAGCTCGGTCGCGCGCTCGGCGAGATGACGCGTACGCTCGCGAGCATGCCACGCGCTGAGGCGGACGCGCTCCTGCGCTCGGAGTATGGACTCGATGAGCGCGCTGCGGGCAACCTGCTCGACTACCTGGAGGAGCAGCGCGAGATCGCGGGCGGCCTGCCGACGGATCGCGACATCACGGTCGAACGGTTCCGCGATGAGCTGGGCGACTGGCGCGTCTGCATCCTGACGCCGTTCGGTGCGCGTGTGCACGCGCCGTGGGCGCTCGCACTGCGCGCGATCGTGTCCGATCGCGTCGGCTACGACGTGCAGGCCGTGTGGAGTGACGATGGCATCGTGCTGACGATCGCGGACGGCGATGAGCCACCGGATGCATCGCTCCTCGTACCCGACCCCGATGAGCTGGAGGACCGGCTGCTGCTCGAGCTGCCGCGCTCGCCGATCTTCGCCGCCGAGTTCCGTGAGAACGCCGCGCGCGCGTTGCTGCTTCCGCGTCGCCGGCCGGGACAGCGCACGCCGCTGTTCGCGCAGCGGCTGCGTGCGCAGAAGCTGATGGAGATCGCGCTCCAGTACCCGTCGTTTCCAATGGTCGTCGAGACGTTCCGCTCGTGCATGCAGGATGTGTTCGACGTGCCGGCGCTGCGCGATGTACTGCGCGCCGTGGAGGCGGGCGAGGTGCGCATCAACGAGGTGGAGACGGCGTTCGCCTCGCCGTTCGCGCGCTCACTCGTGTTCGCGTACGTAGCGGCATATCTCTATGAAGGGGACTCGCCCGCTGCGGAACGGCGCGCGCAGGCACTCTCCGTGGACGTGAAGCTGCTGCGCGAGCTGCTCGGCGAGGCTGACCTGCGCGAGCTGCTCGATGCGGAGGTCATCGAGCAGGTGGAGGCCGCGCTGCAGCGTCGCGCGGACGGACGTCGCGCGCGGCATGCCGACGACCTGCATGACATGCTGCGTCAGCTGGGCGATCTGACGGAGCCGGAGATCGACGAGCGCACCGATGCCGATGCCGCGCCCATGCTGGGCGAGCTGCAGTCGAGCCGGCGCGCAGCGCGCGTGCGTGTCGCCGGTCGCGATGCGTGGATCGCGGTCGAGGACGCTGCGCTCTACCGTGATGCGCTGGGCACCGCACCGCCCTCCGGTATCGCGTCGGTGTTCCTGGAGGCGGTCGAGCAGCCGGTGGAGACGCTGCTGATGCGCTGGGCGCGGACACACGGGCCGTTCTCGACGGATGAGGCGGCCGCACGCTACGGCATTGTCGCCGCGCAGGCGGAAGTGCTGCTCCAGCGGCTGGCGGCCGACGGCCGCCTCCTGCATGGCGAGTTCCGGCCGGGCGGCAGTGGCAGCGAGTGGTGCGAGCCTGATGTTCTCAGACAGATCAAGCGGCGCACGATCGCTATGCTGCGCGGCCAGGTGGCGCCCGTCCCGCGTGAGGTGCTCGGCCGGTTCCTTCCCGCCTGGCATCGCACGGCCGCGTTCGACCCGCACGAGCGGCTCGAGGACGCGATCAGCCAGCTGGAGGGGATGCCGCTCAGCTATCGTGACCTCGTGCGCATGATCCTGCCCGCGCGCATCCGTTCGTTCAGGCCGGAGCATCTCGATGAGCTCGGTGCAATGGGCTGGCTGGTATGGACCGGGCACTCGCCACTGCGCGGGGATGATGGCCGCATCGTGCTGTACCGGCGCGAGCGCGTCGACCGACTGCTGATCCCGAACGATGAAGAGGAAGCCAGCGCGCGTATCGAGGGGTTCGACGAGCGACATCGCATGATACTCGACCGCCTGGCACGGCGCGGCGCTTCGTTCCACGCGGAGCTCGTCGCTGCCCTGCCCGCGCATGACGAGAGTGCTGTGCTCGAGGCGGTGTGGGATCTGGTGTGGGCCGGCCTCATTACGAACGATACTTTTGCGGCGCTGCGCTCGCTCGGCGTGCGCGTACGCAAGTCAGCGCGCCCGCCGCGTGCACGTCCGCTCGGTATCCCGGGCGAGCGCGCCGAATCTTCGCAGCGGCGCAGGCTGCCGCGCGGCTGGTGGCGCGGCCCGCAGCCACGCGGCGGACGGAGCGCTGTGATCGGCGGGCGCTGGTCACTCGTCAGGGACCTGGTGCACACCGATGTCAGCTCGACCGAGCGCGCGCATTCGTGGGCCGCGACGCTGCTCGACCGGCACGGCATCGTCGCGCGCGAGACGGCGCAGGTCGAAGCACTCGGCGGCGGCTTCGGCAGTGTCTACAACGTGCTGCGCTCGATGGAGGAGGCCGGCCGGCTGCGCCGCGGCTATTTCGTCGAAGGCCTCGGCGGTGCACAGTTCGCCTGGCCCGGCATCGTCGACCGTCTCCGCCGCGAGCGCGACGCGGCGCCTGACAGCACCGCCATCGCCCTGGCCGCAACCGATCCCGCCAACCCCTATGGCTGGCTCCTGCCCTGGCCGCCGTTCACTGAAAGCGATGCCACGCGCGGTGCGCGGCGCGCGGCGGGAGCGATCGTCGTGCTGACGGACGGCATCCCCGTCCTCTACCTGGACCGCGACGGCCGCCGTCTGCGCACGTTCGCGGACGCGAGCGATGACAGCATTGCCCGCGCCCTGCCGGCATTGCGCGATGTCGCACGGGGGCGGCCGTCACGCACGATCTCCATCGAGCGCATCGGATCCGATGCTGCCATCCGGTCGCCGCTCGCACCGCTGCTCCAGGAGGCCGGATTCCAGCACGACTATCGATACATGCGGCTGCGCGCACAGTAG